From a region of the Hemibagrus wyckioides isolate EC202008001 linkage group LG06, SWU_Hwy_1.0, whole genome shotgun sequence genome:
- the sp3a gene encoding transcription factor Sp3a isoform X2, which yields MAALDVDSSQSEFLQQDGSRGDQAADSGSVQLTTSSERWDGVKDDSNIVQLPSGGIVTSNGQYVLPIQGLQGLQSQPILLTSGTDSTNTVPNIQYQVIPQIQTTDGQLGFSASTVEGASLAQDASGQIQILPDGSQAISVAGTASAGILSNSQNLMAQTGQVQQIQGVTLGSSAFNSQGQVVANVPVGLPGNITFVPINSVDLDSLGLSGAQTIATGLTADGQLIMTNQTVENTEGSEKTGEQLQQQTLVVNNTNAAEMFVPTTSSSSSSSSSSSQLPASTIDGTGVLTHGTPEQTEGFLAQSQVQASTGQQVIQLQQVPLQSSDGQLGQHQITQGQQPLQNVQLLNPGTFLIQAQTVTPSGQIQWQTFQVQGIQNLQNLQLQTAPAQQITLAPVQTLSIGQGATLSTTPVSISSGQIPNLQTVTVNSVDHAGLQLQADDTDSPGDIRIKEEPDSEEWSLAGDSTLNTNDLSHLRVRLVEDEMEGLGQEGKRLRRVACTCPNCKEGGGRGANMGKKKQHVCHIVGCGKVYGKTSHLRAHLRWHSGERPFVCNWMFCGKRFTRSDELQRHRRTHTGEKKFVCPECSKRFMRSDHLAKHIKTHQKKGSGGAVVASVETSASSDSIITSGATTLILTNIQPGAVQGLATVNATVNTSNSQELLTTAEIPLQLVTVAASEAAE from the exons ATGGCTGCCTTAGACGTGGACAGCAGTCAAAGCGAGTTTCTGCAGCAAGATGGTAGCAGAGGAGATCAG GCTGCAGATTCCGGATCAGTGCAGCTGACAACCTCGTCAGAAAGATGGGATGGAGTCAAGGATGACTCAAACATTGTGCAGCTGCCCAGTGGGGGCATAGTCACCTCCAACGGGCAGTATGTTCTTCCTATTCAGGGCCTTCAGGGCCTCCAGAGCCAGCCCATTTTGTTAACATCAGGGACAGACTCCACCAACACAGTGCCTAACATCCAGTACCAGGTTATCCCTCAGATCCAGACAACTGATGGGCAGCTGGGATTCTCTGCTTCAACTGTAGAGGGTGCTTCGCTGGCTCAGGATGCCTCAGGGCAGATCCAGATTCTCCCTGATGGCTCTCAGGCCATCAGTGTAGCCGGCACTGCCTCAGCTGGCATTCTAAGTAACAGCCAGAACCTCATGGCCCAGACTGGCCAAGTGCAGCAGATCCAGGGAGTCACTCTGGGAAGCTCAGCCTTTAACAGTCAGGGGCAGGTGGTTGCTAACGTGCCTGTGGGTTTGCCTGGGAATATTACCTTTGTGCCCATTAACAGTGTAGATCTGGACTCACTTGGGCTCTCTGGGGCACAGACGATAGCCACGGGGCTGACTGCTGATGGACAGCTAATCATGACCAATCAGACGGTGGAAAACACAGAAGGCTCAGAGAAAACAGGAGAACAGCTCCAACAGCAAACACTAGTGGTCAACAACACTAATGCAGCAGAGATGTTTGTGCCTACCACATCTTCctcatcatcgtcgtcatctTCGTCCTCACAATTGCCCGCCAGCACAATCGATGGCACGGGTGTGCTGACACATGGCACGCCTGAACAGACCGAAGGATTCCTTGCTCAGAGCCAGGTGCAAGCATCCACAGGGCAGCAGGTGATCCAGCTGCAGCAGGTGCCACTCCAGAGCAGCGACGGGCAGCTGGGCCAGCACCAGATCACCCAGGGGCAACAGCCTCTTCAGAACGTCCAGCTCCTCAACCCAGGGACCTTCCTCATTCAGGCGCAGACCGTCACACCATCAGGCCAGATACAGTGGCAGACCTTCCAG GTTCAGGGTATTCAGAACCTCCAGAACTTGCAACTTCAGACAGCCCCAGCACAACAGATCACATTAGCCCCAGTGCAGACCCTCTCTATAGGGCAGGGAGCTACACTAAGTACCACTCCAGTTAGCATCAGCTCTGGGCAGATTCCCAACCTGCAGACAGTCACGGTTAATTCAGTGGATCATGCAGGGCTCCAGCTCCAGGCTGATGACACAGACAGTCCTGGAG ATATTCGGATAAAGGAGGAGCCAGACTCAGAAGAGTGGTCTCTTGCTGGTGACTCAACTCTGAATACTAATGACCTGTCTCACCTGCGTGTGCGCTTAGTAGAAGACGAGATGGAGGGTCTGGGCCAGGAGGGTAAACGGCTGCGCAGGGTCGCCTGCACCTGCCCCAACTGCAAAGAGGGAGGAGGAAG GGGCGCCAACATGGGGAAGAAGAAGCAGCATGTATGTCATATAGTAGGCTGTGGGAAGGTGTACGGGAAGACATCTCATCTGCGAGCTCACCTGCGCTGGCACTCAGGAGAGAGACCATTCGTCTGCAACTGGATGTTCTGTGGCAAAAGGTTCACACGCAGTGATGAGCTGCAGCGACATCGGAGAACACATACAG GCGAGAAGAAGTTTGTGTGTCCTGAGTGCTCAAAGCGCTTCATGCGAAGCGATCACCTGGCCAAGCACATAAAGACGCATCAGAAGAAGGGCAGCGGTGGTGCAGTGGTGGCAAGCGTGGAGACCTCTGCCTCTTCTGACAGCATCATCACCTCAGGAGCTACCACACTCATCCTTACCAACATCCAGCCAGGTGCCGTGCAGGGTCTTGCTACCGTTAACGCTACCGTTAACACGTCCAACTCGCAGGAGCTGCTCACTACAGCAGAGATTCCGCTGCAGCTAGTCACCGTGGCAGCCAGTGAAGCTGCAGAGTGA
- the sp3a gene encoding transcription factor Sp3a isoform X1, with protein MAALDVDSSQSEFLQQDGSRGDQASPPSPLALLAATCSELGSPSSRGENRAAAAGAADSGSVQLTTSSERWDGVKDDSNIVQLPSGGIVTSNGQYVLPIQGLQGLQSQPILLTSGTDSTNTVPNIQYQVIPQIQTTDGQLGFSASTVEGASLAQDASGQIQILPDGSQAISVAGTASAGILSNSQNLMAQTGQVQQIQGVTLGSSAFNSQGQVVANVPVGLPGNITFVPINSVDLDSLGLSGAQTIATGLTADGQLIMTNQTVENTEGSEKTGEQLQQQTLVVNNTNAAEMFVPTTSSSSSSSSSSSQLPASTIDGTGVLTHGTPEQTEGFLAQSQVQASTGQQVIQLQQVPLQSSDGQLGQHQITQGQQPLQNVQLLNPGTFLIQAQTVTPSGQIQWQTFQVQGIQNLQNLQLQTAPAQQITLAPVQTLSIGQGATLSTTPVSISSGQIPNLQTVTVNSVDHAGLQLQADDTDSPGDIRIKEEPDSEEWSLAGDSTLNTNDLSHLRVRLVEDEMEGLGQEGKRLRRVACTCPNCKEGGGRGANMGKKKQHVCHIVGCGKVYGKTSHLRAHLRWHSGERPFVCNWMFCGKRFTRSDELQRHRRTHTGEKKFVCPECSKRFMRSDHLAKHIKTHQKKGSGGAVVASVETSASSDSIITSGATTLILTNIQPGAVQGLATVNATVNTSNSQELLTTAEIPLQLVTVAASEAAE; from the exons ATGGCTGCCTTAGACGTGGACAGCAGTCAAAGCGAGTTTCTGCAGCAAGATGGTAGCAGAGGAGATCAG GCCAGTCCGCCGTCGCCGCTCGCTCTGTTGGCGGCCACCTGCAGCGAGCTCGGCTCGCCCTCCTCCCGGGGGGAGAACAGGGCTGCCGCTGCCGGG GCTGCAGATTCCGGATCAGTGCAGCTGACAACCTCGTCAGAAAGATGGGATGGAGTCAAGGATGACTCAAACATTGTGCAGCTGCCCAGTGGGGGCATAGTCACCTCCAACGGGCAGTATGTTCTTCCTATTCAGGGCCTTCAGGGCCTCCAGAGCCAGCCCATTTTGTTAACATCAGGGACAGACTCCACCAACACAGTGCCTAACATCCAGTACCAGGTTATCCCTCAGATCCAGACAACTGATGGGCAGCTGGGATTCTCTGCTTCAACTGTAGAGGGTGCTTCGCTGGCTCAGGATGCCTCAGGGCAGATCCAGATTCTCCCTGATGGCTCTCAGGCCATCAGTGTAGCCGGCACTGCCTCAGCTGGCATTCTAAGTAACAGCCAGAACCTCATGGCCCAGACTGGCCAAGTGCAGCAGATCCAGGGAGTCACTCTGGGAAGCTCAGCCTTTAACAGTCAGGGGCAGGTGGTTGCTAACGTGCCTGTGGGTTTGCCTGGGAATATTACCTTTGTGCCCATTAACAGTGTAGATCTGGACTCACTTGGGCTCTCTGGGGCACAGACGATAGCCACGGGGCTGACTGCTGATGGACAGCTAATCATGACCAATCAGACGGTGGAAAACACAGAAGGCTCAGAGAAAACAGGAGAACAGCTCCAACAGCAAACACTAGTGGTCAACAACACTAATGCAGCAGAGATGTTTGTGCCTACCACATCTTCctcatcatcgtcgtcatctTCGTCCTCACAATTGCCCGCCAGCACAATCGATGGCACGGGTGTGCTGACACATGGCACGCCTGAACAGACCGAAGGATTCCTTGCTCAGAGCCAGGTGCAAGCATCCACAGGGCAGCAGGTGATCCAGCTGCAGCAGGTGCCACTCCAGAGCAGCGACGGGCAGCTGGGCCAGCACCAGATCACCCAGGGGCAACAGCCTCTTCAGAACGTCCAGCTCCTCAACCCAGGGACCTTCCTCATTCAGGCGCAGACCGTCACACCATCAGGCCAGATACAGTGGCAGACCTTCCAG GTTCAGGGTATTCAGAACCTCCAGAACTTGCAACTTCAGACAGCCCCAGCACAACAGATCACATTAGCCCCAGTGCAGACCCTCTCTATAGGGCAGGGAGCTACACTAAGTACCACTCCAGTTAGCATCAGCTCTGGGCAGATTCCCAACCTGCAGACAGTCACGGTTAATTCAGTGGATCATGCAGGGCTCCAGCTCCAGGCTGATGACACAGACAGTCCTGGAG ATATTCGGATAAAGGAGGAGCCAGACTCAGAAGAGTGGTCTCTTGCTGGTGACTCAACTCTGAATACTAATGACCTGTCTCACCTGCGTGTGCGCTTAGTAGAAGACGAGATGGAGGGTCTGGGCCAGGAGGGTAAACGGCTGCGCAGGGTCGCCTGCACCTGCCCCAACTGCAAAGAGGGAGGAGGAAG GGGCGCCAACATGGGGAAGAAGAAGCAGCATGTATGTCATATAGTAGGCTGTGGGAAGGTGTACGGGAAGACATCTCATCTGCGAGCTCACCTGCGCTGGCACTCAGGAGAGAGACCATTCGTCTGCAACTGGATGTTCTGTGGCAAAAGGTTCACACGCAGTGATGAGCTGCAGCGACATCGGAGAACACATACAG GCGAGAAGAAGTTTGTGTGTCCTGAGTGCTCAAAGCGCTTCATGCGAAGCGATCACCTGGCCAAGCACATAAAGACGCATCAGAAGAAGGGCAGCGGTGGTGCAGTGGTGGCAAGCGTGGAGACCTCTGCCTCTTCTGACAGCATCATCACCTCAGGAGCTACCACACTCATCCTTACCAACATCCAGCCAGGTGCCGTGCAGGGTCTTGCTACCGTTAACGCTACCGTTAACACGTCCAACTCGCAGGAGCTGCTCACTACAGCAGAGATTCCGCTGCAGCTAGTCACCGTGGCAGCCAGTGAAGCTGCAGAGTGA